Genomic window (Gloeocapsa sp. DLM2.Bin57):
CTGTTCTTGCTTTTGGGCTAAACTAGAGGCTATTAAACCCTTAGCTAAACGACACATGCCATTGAGAGCAAAGGGTGATTGTTGTTCTAGTTTACTGATTAGTTCGTTACTAAGAGGCGATCGCTGTATGGTGCGAATAATCGAAGAAAATACCATCGGGTGTCAATACTTGGATTAGACTAATTTTAGCTTAACAAAAATAGTAGCACCCAATTTCTGATAAGATAGAAATGTAGTTAAAGATACTGTAGTTGTTATGTCTAAGGAAAATGTCCGCCAATTTTTAAGTGAAGCTGCAGGTAACCAAGAGATTAAAGAAAAATTACAAAACGTCAATAATCAACATGAGTTAGCTGATTTAGCTCAATCCCAAGGCTATGAATTTGCTCCAGAACACGTAGATGCGGTGATTACTGAATTGAAAGCAAAACCTGGCTTCTTTGGTAAATTAGTCGAAGCTGCATTAGATATTTTTAGTCCTACCCATGATGATTATCCTAATGTAGGAGTAGAACCCTTTACAGGAGATCCTAATCGTAGCCATTGATTTCTAGTTTACAACCAAATAACTATCTACCGCTTTAGCACCCTGCTAAGCGGTTTTTAAGATGATTACTATTACTATATCCTAAGATTGATATAAGGTATTTAGCAAAGGATAACTACTGTGGTCTATAACATCGGTATATTAGGAATGGGAACTGTAGGAACAGGAACAGCAGATATATTACTAAATCCTACAGGACGTCATCCTCTGTTGACAAAAATTAAGATTAAACGAGTAGGAGTGAGATCCCTTGAAAAAGACAGAAAAATCACCCTACCACCAGCAGTAATTACCACGGATTTAAAAGCAATAGTTACAGACCCAGAGATAGATATAGTGGTAGAATTATTGGGAGGATTAGAGCCAGCGCGATCGTTGATTCTCCAAGCTATTCAAGCAGGTAAACACATCGTCACCGCTAATAAAGCGGTAATTGCTCGTTATGGTGATGAAATC
Coding sequences:
- a CDS encoding Nif11 family protein, with the protein product MSKENVRQFLSEAAGNQEIKEKLQNVNNQHELADLAQSQGYEFAPEHVDAVITELKAKPGFFGKLVEAALDIFSPTHDDYPNVGVEPFTGDPNRSH